In Caldicellulosiruptor obsidiansis OB47, a single window of DNA contains:
- a CDS encoding two-component system regulatory protein YycI, whose protein sequence is MNWAKAKTTAIVVFLLIFVFLIIKYLNLFPKEETLTDQQINMAKNILSQNSIKLSCSIDRKIYYVSKLGVAIESKYDNIVTKLFGKRVDRYQNEFESSIYHLKIVNQTLFLESKYYQDPFELFDIKRGDYIKDYDGSFVQVYKGYPIFDGRLTVKEQGSSTLYIFTKVNPRRFEIKRSRAISALEAIFNLLNQQKGIKEIQNIKFGFYLKDFNVIQGQAIPVWRIVADGNVYYINGFTGMLE, encoded by the coding sequence ATGAATTGGGCAAAAGCCAAAACAACTGCAATTGTGGTGTTCCTTTTGATATTTGTTTTTCTTATCATAAAATATCTCAACCTTTTTCCAAAAGAAGAAACTTTGACAGATCAGCAAATAAACATGGCAAAAAATATACTTTCACAAAATTCCATAAAACTCTCTTGCAGTATTGATAGGAAGATTTATTATGTCTCGAAGCTTGGCGTTGCCATTGAGAGCAAGTATGATAATATTGTGACAAAGCTTTTTGGGAAAAGGGTTGATAGATATCAAAATGAGTTTGAAAGTAGCATCTATCACCTCAAAATCGTAAACCAGACACTTTTTTTGGAGTCCAAATATTATCAAGACCCGTTTGAACTTTTTGACATAAAAAGGGGCGATTATATAAAAGACTACGACGGAAGCTTTGTACAGGTGTACAAAGGCTATCCCATTTTTGATGGAAGGCTAACAGTAAAAGAACAGGGAAGTTCTACCTTGTACATCTTTACAAAAGTCAATCCCAGAAGGTTTGAGATTAAACGAAGCAGAGCAATCTCAGCACTTGAGGCAATTTTTAATCTTTTAAATCAGCAAAAGGGTATAAAAGAAATTCAAAATATAAAGTTCGGGTTTTATCTAAAAGATTTCAATGTCATTCAGGGTCAGGCAATTCCGGTTTGGCGGATTGTTGCAGATGGAAATGTTTATTATATAAACGGGTTTACGGGGATGTTGGAGTAA